From Gimesia panareensis, the proteins below share one genomic window:
- a CDS encoding IS5 family transposase (programmed frameshift), whose amino-acid sequence MTRVSRPATGRNITGSRTEPKPQLSDEQWLLIKDLFPEPPVNAAGGRPRVAPRECLEGILWVLRTGARWKDLPTFLPSPSTCWRRFKEWTEDGVFLEAWQRLLEHLDRRKLVVWSEAFGDGTFCPAKKGAPDVGKTKRGKGTKLMLLVDGNGLPLALDRASASPAEVKLIESLLDQRVLPRDPDRLIYDRAADSDPLRTELAERQIELICPHRKNRVKPATQDGRALRRYRRRWKVERTISWLFNFRRLVIRYERYSHLFLGFAQLACVFTLLNKL is encoded by the exons ATGACCCGCGTGTCACGACCTGCCACAGGTCGCAACATTACCGGGTCCAGGACGGAACCAAAACCACAACTCTCGGACGAGCAATGGCTTCTGATCAAAGATCTGTTTCCAGAACCACCGGTAAACGCAGCCGGAGGGCGGCCCAGAGTGGCTCCCCGCGAGTGCCTCGAAGGAATCCTTTGGGTATTAAGGACCGGTGCCCGATGGAAAGATTTACCAACATTTTTACCATCTCCCAGCACCTGCTGGCGGCGTTTCAAGGAATGGACCGAAGACGGTGTCTTCCTGGAAGCGTGGCAGCGATTGCTCGAACACTTAGACCGCCGGAAGCTGGTTGTCTGGTCGGAAGCATTCGGGGATGGCACATTCTGCCCCGCAAAAAAAGGGGCGC CCGATGTCGGAAAGACAAAACGGGGAAAGGGAACCAAGCTTATGCTGCTGGTCGACGGAAACGGGCTCCCTCTCGCTTTGGATCGTGCCAGTGCCTCTCCGGCAGAGGTGAAGCTGATTGAATCCCTGCTGGACCAGCGAGTTTTGCCACGCGACCCCGATCGCCTGATTTATGATCGTGCGGCCGACAGCGATCCCCTGCGCACAGAGCTGGCGGAACGGCAGATAGAGCTGATCTGTCCGCATCGCAAGAACCGTGTGAAACCAGCGACGCAAGACGGGCGTGCTCTGCGGCGATATCGACGCCGCTGGAAAGTCGAACGCACCATCAGCTGGCTGTTCAACTTTCGTCGTCTGGTAATACGATATGAACGATACAGTCATTTGTTTTTAGGATTCGCACAACTCGCGTGCGTGTTCACCTTACTTAATAAGTTATGA
- the tnpC gene encoding IS66 family transposase, whose amino-acid sequence MNQKRSSLPNDVQSCHDMIHQLGETVGEQQREVEQLKHFIERLLRQRFGARSEKIAPNQMSLFDEPEAAEEVAEPEDDEPPPTAVSAHRRRGGGRNKLPDHLPRERVEHDLTESEKRCPCCDQTRQRIGEISHEQLEFIPASLKVIEHVRFKYACRECEEHVVLAAAPARPIAKGFAGPGLLSTILVGKYSDHLPLYRHESILSRNGVQLSRSTMSRWVLETAELLQPLTDLMKSRVLQSHVMHTDDTTIPVQDQRLSRTRTGRFWVYCGDAGHPYSVYDFTPNRERAGPQAFLKHFRGYLQADAYAGYEELYRSGRIQQVLCWAHARRKFYDARTVQPEAAHRALLFIQQLYAIEREASDLQQPADCERWWQHRRQLRQDKALPVLEQFRDWLTETSRVLLPKSPVAVAMQYLLSRWSGFTRYCTEGILSIDNNLAERTLRPCAIGRKNYLFVGSDRGGEAAAVHYSLMASCKANEVEPFAYLRDVLSRITDHAADRLEELLPDQWLKQHPESHRPRRR is encoded by the coding sequence ATGAACCAGAAACGATCCTCATTGCCGAACGACGTCCAATCCTGCCATGATATGATTCACCAGTTGGGTGAGACCGTGGGAGAGCAACAGCGGGAAGTCGAGCAACTCAAACATTTCATTGAGCGGCTGCTGCGACAACGGTTTGGCGCCCGTTCTGAAAAGATCGCCCCCAATCAAATGAGCCTGTTTGATGAACCCGAGGCTGCAGAGGAAGTTGCTGAACCCGAGGACGATGAACCGCCTCCTACTGCGGTTTCCGCACATCGTCGTCGTGGCGGCGGCCGCAACAAGCTGCCCGACCATTTACCTCGGGAACGGGTAGAACATGACCTGACCGAATCGGAAAAACGCTGTCCCTGCTGCGACCAGACACGGCAGCGGATCGGAGAAATCAGCCACGAACAGTTAGAATTCATTCCTGCCAGCCTGAAAGTGATCGAGCACGTACGTTTCAAATACGCGTGCCGGGAGTGTGAAGAGCATGTGGTGCTGGCGGCTGCTCCTGCCCGGCCGATTGCCAAAGGCTTCGCCGGCCCCGGCTTGCTCTCGACGATCCTGGTGGGGAAATACTCAGATCATCTCCCCCTGTATCGTCATGAATCCATTCTCAGCCGGAATGGCGTACAGCTTTCGCGGAGCACGATGAGCCGCTGGGTACTGGAAACTGCGGAATTACTGCAACCGCTGACTGATCTGATGAAAAGTCGCGTTCTGCAGTCGCATGTCATGCATACGGACGATACAACGATTCCCGTCCAGGACCAACGGCTTTCCCGCACGCGGACCGGCCGGTTCTGGGTTTACTGCGGCGATGCCGGGCATCCGTATTCGGTCTATGATTTCACCCCGAACCGGGAACGCGCCGGTCCCCAGGCGTTTTTAAAACACTTTCGCGGTTATCTGCAGGCAGACGCGTATGCCGGTTACGAAGAACTGTACCGGTCAGGCAGGATTCAGCAGGTCTTGTGCTGGGCGCATGCGCGACGCAAGTTTTACGATGCGCGGACCGTGCAGCCGGAAGCCGCACACCGGGCATTATTGTTTATCCAGCAGTTATACGCGATTGAACGGGAAGCCAGCGATCTGCAACAGCCGGCGGACTGTGAACGCTGGTGGCAACACCGCCGACAGTTGCGACAGGACAAGGCGTTACCGGTTCTGGAACAGTTCCGCGACTGGTTAACAGAGACATCGCGTGTGCTATTACCGAAAAGTCCGGTGGCAGTCGCGATGCAATATCTGTTAAGCCGCTGGTCCGGTTTTACGCGGTATTGTACCGAGGGCATTCTGTCGATTGACAACAATCTGGCCGAACGCACCTTGCGTCCCTGTGCTATCGGCCGGAAGAATTATCTATTCGTCGGCAGTGATCGGGGCGGCGAGGCCGCCGCCGTGCACTACAGTCTGATGGCCAGTTGCAAAGCAAACGAAGTAGAACCGTTTGCTTATCTGAGAGATGTGCTGAGTCGGATAACCGATCACGCCGCCGATCGTCTGGAAGAACTGCTGCCGGACCAATGGCTGAAGCAACACCCCGAATCCCACCGCCCCCGCCGACGATGA